A region from the Pelobates fuscus isolate aPelFus1 chromosome 1, aPelFus1.pri, whole genome shotgun sequence genome encodes:
- the LOC134610599 gene encoding embryonic protein UVS.2-like has protein sequence MDLTFIIVLLVFVVGPAQSIPIPKPFQDSTPELEEKYENKTETLDVFTRLISGNKNFNIPVHDGDIIINRAGRSAIKDAGCFWPKSANGTVIVPYSLSPKYTTDQVDLFKNAMQEIESVTCVRFVNHTTEVSYLNIVETGGCASNVGRIGGTQNIYLNSKSCMSRGTIQHELEHSLGFQHEHSRSDRDNYVTIMTEYISPENLGGFAKMDTNNLNMEYDYYSVMHYPTYAFSNTSGKNTIIPKPDPSKPIGQRDGLSTLDVSKINALYKCDVCSMLLSNVTGTVTSANYPNSYPNNSNCVWLIRVPSGQVVLKFDFLDVEPSIGCSADYIRIYDGPSKTSPVLLDKTCGMPLILPMTSLSNQVLIEFVSNQNGSGRGFNITYKSVQCGGEFYAPAKNFTSPGYPTGYSPNLNCTWIISAPPQYKISLTINDFELEPMFYWMCRSDSLSIYNGPDAASPLIGQFCGIEYPRSITSSGNSMVLQFLTDFSIQYEGFKASYKFVPK, from the exons ATGGATCTGACATTCATCATTGTTCTACTGGTCTTTGTGGTGGGGCCTGCACAAAGTATTCCAATACCAAAACCATTTCAG GATTCCACACCTGAACTGGAAGAAAAAT atgaaaataaaacagaaactcTGGATGTATTCACCCGGCTTATTAGTGGaaacaaaa ACTTTAATATTCCGGTACACGATGGTGATATTATCATAAACAGAGCGGGTCGCAGTGCCATAAAAGATGCAGGATGTTTCTGGCCAAAGTCTGCAAACGGGACTGTCATTGTGCCTTACAGCCTTTCCCCTAAATACA CTACTGATCAGGTGGATCTGTTTAAGAATGCAATGCAAGAGATTGAATCTGTAACCTGTGTGCGATTTGTTAATCATACAACCGAGGTGTCCTACCTGAATATTGTGGAAACAGGAGG CTGTGCATCCAATGTTGGAAGAATTGGAGGCACccagaatatatatttaaattccaaAAGTTGCATGTCCAGAGGGACCATTCAGCATGAGCTAGAACATAGTCTGGGATTTCAACATGAGCATTCCCGGAGCGACCGTGATAACTATGTTACCATTATGACCGAGTATATATCACCAG AAAATCTTGGTGGCTTTGCAAAGATGGACACGAATAACCTGAATATGGAATATGACTACTACTCTGTGATGCATTATCCCAC CTATGCATTCAGTAACACATCAGGAAAAAACACAATCATCCCTAAGCCTGATCCTTCTAAACCCATCGGACAGAGAGATGGACTTAGTACCCTGGATGTTTCTAAAATCAATGCCCTTTACAAGTGTG ATGTCTGCTCAATGCTGCTTAGTAATGTCACTGGTACAGTGACCTCAGCCAACTACCCAAATAGTTACCCCAATAACAGCAACTGTGTTTGGCTGATCAGAGTTCCATCTGGACAG gTTGTTCTTAAATTTGATTTTCTTGATGTTGAACCCTCTATTGGCTGCTCTGCAGACTATATTAGAATTTATGATGGACCCAGTAAGACGTCTCCTGTGCTATTAGACAAGACATGTGGTATGCCACTGATCCTTCCAATGACATCATTATCTAACCAGGTGCTCATTGAGTTTGTCTCTAACCAGAATGGAAGTGGAAGAGGTTTCAATATCACCTATAAGTCAG TACAATGTGGAGGTGAGTTTTATGCTCCTGCAAAGAACTTCACTTCTCCTGGATACCCGACCGGCTACTCTCCAAATTTGAACTGTACATGGATAATTTCCGCTCCTCCTCAGTACAAG ATCTCTTTGACTATAAACGACTTTGAGCTTGAGCCTATGTTCTATTGGATGTGCAGAAGTGACTCTCTGTCAATTTATAATGGACCAGATGCTGCCTCTCCACTGATAGGACAATTTTGTGGTATTGAATATCCCCGTTCTATTACTTCAAGTGGAAATTCAATGGTTCTACAATTTCTTACTGATTTCTCCATCCAATATGAAGGATTCAAAGCTTCATACAAATTTG TGCCAAAGTAA